The Henckelia pumila isolate YLH828 chromosome 2, ASM3356847v2, whole genome shotgun sequence genome includes a window with the following:
- the LOC140883838 gene encoding pentatricopeptide repeat-containing protein At1g08070, chloroplastic-like: MSFGVSTLPTQLIQFPKNPKNLILDRCKNIRDLRQIHAHLIKTRLLHHPAVAECMLESAALLLPVPAIDYAFSIFAYLENPDSSAYNIMIRGFTKVQNPESSILFFRKMVESFVHPDEFTFPSILKACSQVGALSEGEQVHAQILKVVDGFECRGFVENALVHLYATCGRIELARQLFDGMSERSAVAWNSMISGYVSHGYWKEVTELFGQMLGMGVGFNQVTLINVLMACGRLGDLELGEWIYEYALANGLMKDAGLVTSLIDMYAKCGRVDAARSLFDQICIRDVVAWSAMINGYTHSSCFKEALALFLDMQNANVEPNEVTMVSVLSSCAALGALETGKWVHSYIKKKNLKLSINLGTTLLDFYAKCGCVDSAMEVFKDMPSRNVWSWTALIQGLANSGRGNTALDFYHLMLQEKVKPNEVTFVAVLCACSHAGLVDEGWGYFVSMSRDFSITPRIEHYGCLVDILSRAGLIEDAYEFIKNMHVKPNALVWRTLLSSCKVHKHIEIGEEAFKHVISLEPAHSGDYILLSNLYASVGRLADAKRLRNEMKVQGVKKDPGCSFIELDGVVHEFLAEDNRHPQSKEIYRSVEDMIEKIKTAGYVPDTVEVRLDAEEEDKEASVFHHSEKLVIAFALIKTSPRTTIRISKNLRICGDCHNATKIISKVFGREIVIRDRNRFHHFKDGLCSCKDFW, from the coding sequence ATGAGCTTTGGTGTATCAACTTTGCCTACTCAACTCATTCAATTTCCGAAAAATCCAAAGAACTTGATTCTTGATCGATGCAAGAACATTAGAGACCTCAGACAAATCCACGCCCACCTGATAAAAACCCGTCTCCTCCACCACCCGGCGGTAGCAGAGTGCATGCTGGAGTCTGCTGCACTCCTCCTTCCCGTCCCTGCAATCGACTATGCCTTCTCTATTTTCGCTTACCTCGAGAATCCCGACTCATCGGCCTACAATATAATGATTAGGGGATTTACCAAAGTGCAAAACCCGGAAAGCTCTATTCTTTTTTTCAGGAAAATGGTTGAAAGCTTTGTGCACCCAGATGAGTTTACCTTTCCCAGcatcttgaaagcatgttcaCAGGTTGGGGCTTTAAGTGAAGGAGAGCAAGTTCATGCCCAGATACTAAAAGTTGTTGATGGGTTTGAATGTAGAGGGTTTGTTGAAAACGCTTTGGTTCATTTGTATGCCACTTGTGGTCGAATTGAGTTGGCTCGCCAACTGTTTGATGGAATGAGTGAAAGAAGTGCTGTTGCTTGGAACTCGATGATTTCGGGATATGTAAGTCATGGGTATTGGAAAGAAGTGACGGAGTTGTTTGGGCAGATGTTAGGAATGGGTGTTGGGTTTAATCAAGTGACTTTGATCAACGTTTTGATGGCTTGTGGGAGGCTTGGGGATTTGGAATTAGGGGAATGGATTTATGAGTATGCATTGGCGAATGGATTGATGAAGGATGCTGGCTTGGTTACATCTCTCATTGATATGTATGCAAAATGTGGTAGGGTGGATGCTGCAAGGAGTTTGTTTGATCAAATTTGTATACGCGATGTTGTTGCTTGGAGCGCGATGATTAATGGATATACACATTCCAGTTGTTTCAAGGAGGCTCTTGCTCTTTTTCTCGATATGCAAAATGCGAATGTAGAACCAAACGAGGTGACAATGGTTAGTGTCCTTTCGTCCTGTGCAGCGCTAGGAGCTTTAGAAACTGGAAAATGGGTTCATTCTTATATAaagaaaaagaatttgaagcTTTCCATCAACCTTGGAACAACGCTTCTAGATTTTTATGCAAAGTGTGGGTGTGTGGATAGTGCAATGGAAGTATTTAAAGATATGCCTTCTAGAAATGTGTGGTCATGGACAGCACTAATTCAAGGTCTTGCTAATTCAGGACGAGGCAACACAGCTCTTGATTTTTACCATTTGATGCTTCAAGAAAAGGTCAAACCAAATGAAGTAACCTTCGTTGCTGTTCTTTGTGCTTGTAGTCACGCGGGCTTGGTCGACGAGGGTTGGGGTTACTTTGTCAGCATGAGTAGAGATTTCAGCATTACACCAAGAATCGAGCACTATGGTTGCTTAGTTGATATTCTGAGCCGAGCCGGGTTGATTGAGGATGCTTATGAGTTCATAAAGAACATGCACGTTAAACCAAATGCTTTGGTGTGGAGAACTTTGCTTTCATCGTGTAAAGTTCATAAGCACATTGAAATAGGAGAAGAAGCGTTTAAACATGTAATCAGTTTAGAGCCTGCACATAGCGGGGATTACATACTACTTTCTAATCTATATGCATCTGTTGGTAGGTTAGCTGATGCGAAGAGGTTGAGAAATGAGATGAAAGTGCAAGGAGTTAAAAAGGATCCTGGTTGTAGCTTTATCGAGTTAGATGGTGTCGTTCATGAGTTTTTGGCTGAAGATAATCGACACCCGCAATCAAAGGAGATCTACAGATCAGTAGAGGACATGATTGAGAAGATAAAGACAGCTGGATATGTGCCTGATACAGTGGAGGTGAGACTGGACGCAGAAGAAGAAGATAAGGAAGCTTCTGTGTTTCATCACAGTGAGAAGCTGGTCATTGCATTTGCCCTTATCAAAACTTCTCCCCGTACTACAATCAGAATATCAAAAAATCTCAGAATATGCGGCGACTGTCACAATGCGACGAAGATTATATCAAAGGTTTTTGGGAGAGAGATTGTGATCAGGGATAGAAACCGGTTCCACCACTTCAAGGATGGGTTGTGTTCTTGCAAAGATTTCTGGTGA
- the LOC140880207 gene encoding serine/threonine-protein kinase AFC2-like isoform X2, with amino-acid sequence MGCCSSTAEDKINSKMGEGTFGQVLECWDRERKEMVAIKIVRSTKKYRDAAMIEVEVLQQLVNHDKCAERCVQIRNWFDYRNHICIVFEKLGPSLYDFLRKNNYRSFPIDLVREIGRQLLECVAFMHDMRLIHTDLKPENILFVSPEYIKVPEHKVSSKSIKDSSYYKRIPKSSAIKVIDFGSTTYDRQDQSYIVSTRHYRAPEVILGLGWSYPCDIWSVGCILVELCSGEALFQTHENLEHLAMMERVLGPLPQHMLKRADRHAEKYIRRGRLDWPEGATSRDSIKAVLKLPRLPNLIMQHVDHSAGDLIHLLQGLLRYDPSDRISAVEALGHPFFSRDHLRRS; translated from the exons GCACCTTTGGTCAGGTTTTGGAATGCTGGGATAGGGAAAGAAAAGAAATGGTTGCTATCAAAATTGTTCGGAGTACTAAGAAATATCGTGATGCAGCTATGATTGAGGTAGAAGTGCTCCAACAACTTGTTAATCATGACAAATGTGCTGAACG TTGTGTACAAATACGGAACTGGTTTGACTATCGAAACCATATCTGTATC GTCTTTGAGAAACTTGGGCCAAGCTTATACGATTTCCTTCGCAAAAACAATTATCGCTCGTTTCCCATTGATCTTGTCCGTGAGATTGGCAGACAACTTTTGGAATGTGTAGCAT TTATGCATGATATGCGACTCATCCATACGGACTTGAAGCCTGAGAACATTCTATTCGTCTCTCCCGAGTACATAAAAGTTCCTGAGCACAAG GTTTCATCCAAGTCTATAAAGGATAGTTCATATTACAAGAGAATTCCCAAATCAAGTGCCATAAAGGTCATTGATTTTGGTAGTACGACTTATGACAGGCAGGATCAGTCGTACATTGTGTCTACTCGACATTACAGAGCTCCTGAAGTCATTCTAG GACTTGGATGGAGTTACCCATGTGACATATGGAGTGTGGGTTGTATCTTAGTGGAGCTTTGCTCG GGTGAAGCCTTGTTCCAAACGCACGAGAACTTAGAACACCTTGCAATGATGGAAAGAGTCCTTGGACCATTGCCACAGCACATGCTGAAGAGAGCCGA CCGACACGCGGAGAAATACATCAGAAGGGGTAGGTTAGACTGGCCGGAGGGAGCAACATCTAGAGATAGTATCAAAGCAGTTCTGAAGCTGCCACGGCTTCCAAACTTGATTATGCAGCATGTAGATCATTCAGCAGGGGATCTCATCCATTTATTGCAAGGACTTTTGAGATACGATCCATCTGATAGGATCTCAGCCGTAGAAGCCCTTGGACATCCTTTTTTCTCCAGAGATCATCTAAGGAGGTCTTGA
- the LOC140881731 gene encoding protein JOKA2-like — protein MEASSVVIKVKYGDILRRFNAKVVDGELDLSMAGLTEKIFSLFNFAPNVEIILTYIDEDGDCVALVDDDDLCDVVKQSLNPLRITVKLNSEKNGTTFSLSSGTSTPLRSPRVKQSFQNPIAGVSEILKTVPEPLRGTLVNLSTDLVSKVSSTAPGISPGATELINYFSKVGLSYLDQLAESQTRVQPGGQSVVPENSSAVPESKDSNSSRIDPKITVVSSVGKSKNESFKSNEIPPKPQLEATAKNFEVKAQSLAGGTKGASSSEAPGSSSVAGPLNSKNTDIGQLESSAPENPNPNVIHLNIGKKAKAKMINDCNLDEKSRLTFSDPLKGNSPNGRTGSVVPIGFKNPLDSLMSPNPGSFYKFPISGLTCPFSGIPVENVSAAPPQPVPLSVAFNRSRIENDGTGTIFHRGVRCDGCGVHPITGPRFKSKVKVDYDLCSICFAAMGNDNDYLRIDYPAINRHQLSFKGFHDHHARVRCPAPPQVLRGHKVKPGGSKLDSRFIQDVNILDGTAMAPFTPFTKIWRMRNNGTLAWPQKTQLVWIGGDKLSNLLSVELEIPATGLAVDHELDVAMDFISPDLPGRYISYWRMASPSGQKFGQRVWVLIQVYAALKETPRVGVQGLNLNLPPVNSVLNGPEIINMDSTPLVEDSRLEPDNSNKMVEIVDTVFRMPLPNNEQEMKFPITDSLLVGNGMSSSAVPAPTSERYPIIDLSDIAPPAFSTPTPSVLYPSAPSVGNTVAYTEELPGKEEVEEKLLRELEEMGFKQVDLNKEVLRMNEYDLEQAVDDLCGVSGWDPMLDELQEMGFHDTEMNKKLLKKNNGSIKRVVMDLIAGEEQQ, from the exons ATGGAGGCTTCTTCTGTGGTGATCAAG GTCAAATATGGTGATATTCTCAGGCGTTTCAATGCCAAGGTTGTTGATGGGGAACTGGATCTCAGTATGGCCGGACTGACCGAAAAAATCTTTTCCCTCTTTAACTTTGCTCCTAATGTTGAAATCATACTCACTTATATTGATGAAGATGGAGATTGTGTGGCTcttgttgatgatgatgatcTCTGTGATGTGGTGAAGCAGTCCCTGAACCCTTTGAGAATCACCGTTAAACTAAATTCTGAAAAGAATGGTACAACGTTTTCTCTCTCAAGTGGAACTTCTACTCCCTTGAGATCCCCTCGAGTGAAACAATCATTTCAAAATCCTATTGCCGGAGTGTCTGAAATTCTGAAAACTGTCCCTGAGCCCTTACGTGGGACACTTGTGAATCTCTCAACTGATTTGGTATCAAAAGTGTCGTCCACTGCCCCAGGTATATCTCCAGGCGCTACAGAGCTTATTAATTACTTCTCCAAAGTGGGCTTGTCGTACCTAGACCAGCTTGCAGAATCCCAGACTAGAGTGCAGCCTGGCGGACAGAGTGTTGTTCCTGAAAACAGTTCCGCTGTACCTGAATCTAAGGACTCAAATTCTTCTCGGATTGATCCTAAAATAACTGTGGTCTCATCGGTTGGGAAATCTAAAAACGAATCTTTCAAAAGTAATGAGATTCCACCAAAGCCTCAACTTGAAGCGACTGCGAAGAATTTTGAGGTTAAAGCTCAAAGTTTAGCTGGAGGAACCAAGGGTGCATCATCTTCTGAGGCACCTGGCTCTAGTTCTGTAGCTGGGCCACTCAACTCAAAGAATACAGACATTGGGCAGCTTGAAAGTTCAGCGCCTGAAAATCCTAATCCAAATGTTATACACCTTAACATTGGTAAGAAAGCGAAGGCCAAGATGATAAATGACTGTAATCTTGATGAGAAGTCGCGTTTAACCTTTTCTGATCCTTTGAAGGGAAACTCTCCAAATGGAAGAACGGGAAGTGTAGTCCCTATTGGTTTTAAGAACCCTCTGGATTCACTTATGTCCCCTAATCCTGGTAgtttttataaatttccaatCTCAGGTTTAACTTGCCCATTTTCCGGAATACCAGTGGAAAATGTCTCAGCTGCTCCACCACAACCTGTTCCTCTGTCGGTTGCATTTAACAGGAGCAGAATTGAAAATGATGGTACTGGGACTATCTTCCATCGTGGTGTTCGCTGTGATGGTTGTGGAGTGCATCCTATAACTGGTCCGAGGTTCAAGTCTAAAGT AAAGGTAGACTATGATTTGTGCAGCATCTGCTTTGCAGCAATGGGAAATGACAATGACTATTTAAGAATAGATTACCCAGCAATTAATCGACACCAGTTGTCCTTCAAGGGATTTCATGATCAT CATGCCAGGGTCCGGTGTCCGGCACCACCACAAGTCCTAAGGGGTCATAAAGTTAAGCCAGGTGGATCCAAGCTAGACAGTCGCTTCATCCAGGATGTCAATATACTAGATGGCACTGCTATGGCACCTTTTACTCCATTCACGAAGATTTGGAGAATGAGGAACAATGGTACACTAGCATGGCCTCAGAAAACACAACTTGTTTGGATAGGTGGAGATAAATTGAGCAATTTATTGTCAGTCGAACTAGAG ATTCCTGCAACTGGTTTAGCTGTTGACCACGAGCTTGATGTTGCTATGGATTTTATTTCTCCTGATCTTCCTGGCCGGTATATCTCCTACTGGAGAATGGCTTCACCTTCTGGCCAAAAGTTTGGGCAACGAGTTTGGGTTCTTATCCAG GTTTATGCTGCTTTGAAAGAGACGCCCCGTGTTGGTGTTCAGGGTTTGAATCTAAATTTACCCCCTGTGAACAGTGTCTTGAATGGTCCTGAAATTATTAATATGGACTCGACACCTCTGGTGGAAGATAGCCGCCTGGAGCCTGATAACTCCAACAAGATGGTGGAAATAGTGGATACAGTATTTCGTATGCCGCTGCCCAATAATGAACAGGAGATGAAGTTTCCCATCACTGATAGCTTACTTGTAGGAAATGGTATGTCAAGCTCTGCTGTTCCGGCCCCAACTTCTGAAAGATATCCTATCATCGATCTGTCTGATATAGCACCACCAGCATTCTCTACTCCTACACCATCTGTCCTTTATCCTTCGGCACCATCTGTTGGGAACACAGTGGCATACACGGAAGAGCTTCCGGGAAAGGAAGAAGTAGAGGAAAAACTTCTCAGGGAACTTGAGGAAATGGGCTTCAAACAGGTTGATTTAAACAAGGAAGTTCTGAGAATGAATGAGTATGATTTGGAGCAAGCAGTGGACGATCTTTGTGGAGTTTCTGGGTGGGATCCTATGCTTGACGAGCTCCAGGAGATG GGTTTTCATGATACAGAAATGAACAAGAAACTGCTGAAGAAGAACAATGGAAGCATCAAACGTGTGGTTATGGATCTCATCGCCGGAGAAGAGCAGCAGTAA
- the LOC140880207 gene encoding serine/threonine-protein kinase AFC2-like isoform X3, which translates to MTNVLNVMHDMRLIHTDLKPENILFVSPEYIKVPEHKVSSKSIKDSSYYKRIPKSSAIKVIDFGSTTYDRQDQSYIVSTRHYRAPEVILGLGWSYPCDIWSVGCILVELCSGEALFQTHENLEHLAMMERVLGPLPQHMLKRADRHAEKYIRRGRLDWPEGATSRDSIKAVLKLPRLPNLIMQHVDHSAGDLIHLLQGLLRYDPSDRISAVEALGHPFFSRDHLRRS; encoded by the exons ATGACAAATGTGCTGAACG TTATGCATGATATGCGACTCATCCATACGGACTTGAAGCCTGAGAACATTCTATTCGTCTCTCCCGAGTACATAAAAGTTCCTGAGCACAAG GTTTCATCCAAGTCTATAAAGGATAGTTCATATTACAAGAGAATTCCCAAATCAAGTGCCATAAAGGTCATTGATTTTGGTAGTACGACTTATGACAGGCAGGATCAGTCGTACATTGTGTCTACTCGACATTACAGAGCTCCTGAAGTCATTCTAG GACTTGGATGGAGTTACCCATGTGACATATGGAGTGTGGGTTGTATCTTAGTGGAGCTTTGCTCG GGTGAAGCCTTGTTCCAAACGCACGAGAACTTAGAACACCTTGCAATGATGGAAAGAGTCCTTGGACCATTGCCACAGCACATGCTGAAGAGAGCCGA CCGACACGCGGAGAAATACATCAGAAGGGGTAGGTTAGACTGGCCGGAGGGAGCAACATCTAGAGATAGTATCAAAGCAGTTCTGAAGCTGCCACGGCTTCCAAACTTGATTATGCAGCATGTAGATCATTCAGCAGGGGATCTCATCCATTTATTGCAAGGACTTTTGAGATACGATCCATCTGATAGGATCTCAGCCGTAGAAGCCCTTGGACATCCTTTTTTCTCCAGAGATCATCTAAGGAGGTCTTGA